A window of the Syntrophorhabdaceae bacterium genome harbors these coding sequences:
- a CDS encoding HD domain-containing protein, whose protein sequence is MFSMKNSSVFSKIVINNVNRERWALSKYACRSSKGIRKYPGREPTPDRENIRPIFFHDTDRIIHSLAYSRYIDKTQVFYLFEHDHITHRVLHVQFVSKIGRVIGRFLRLNEDLIEAIALGHDLGHVPYGHDGEKILDTLCKEHSLGCFCHNAQSVKFLTEIEKEGEGLNLSLQVLDGILAHNGEMVMKDYKPAYDKTWDHFEEELSNCFREDGFSEKIVPMTLEGCVVRVADVIAYVGRDIEDAITLNLLQREDLPDEITDVLGDTNDKIINRLILDLTEQSYNKDHLSFSEEIFLALKALKDFNYRRIYFDPRIKTESHKIEKIYRLLFEKYCEDLQNKNSSSDIYKMPSKYRSNTEGKRMVVDFIAGMTDDYFNNQFREYFVPKTYGYSARSEAVKN, encoded by the coding sequence ATGTTCAGCATGAAAAATTCTTCCGTATTTTCAAAGATTGTTATAAACAATGTGAATAGGGAAAGATGGGCCTTATCAAAGTATGCGTGCAGGAGTTCCAAAGGGATAAGAAAATATCCGGGAAGAGAACCGACGCCCGATAGAGAAAATATACGACCTATTTTCTTTCATGATACCGACAGGATAATTCATTCGCTCGCCTATTCAAGGTATATTGACAAAACTCAGGTATTTTACCTTTTTGAACATGACCACATTACTCACCGAGTTCTGCACGTACAATTTGTCTCGAAGATAGGACGCGTTATAGGGCGCTTCCTGAGGTTGAATGAAGATTTAATCGAGGCAATCGCGTTGGGTCATGATCTGGGTCACGTGCCCTATGGCCATGATGGCGAAAAGATTCTTGATACCCTCTGTAAGGAACATAGTTTGGGCTGTTTTTGTCACAACGCGCAGAGCGTGAAATTTCTTACCGAGATCGAAAAGGAAGGTGAAGGGCTTAATCTATCATTACAGGTGCTTGACGGAATATTGGCTCATAACGGGGAAATGGTAATGAAAGACTATAAGCCCGCATATGACAAGACCTGGGATCATTTTGAAGAGGAATTGAGCAACTGTTTTCGTGAAGATGGTTTCAGCGAAAAGATAGTACCCATGACACTGGAGGGTTGTGTCGTGCGTGTTGCGGATGTTATTGCCTATGTTGGCAGGGATATTGAGGATGCTATTACATTGAATCTGCTACAACGAGAAGATTTGCCAGATGAAATTACCGACGTCCTTGGCGACACAAACGACAAGATCATTAACAGACTGATCCTGGACCTGACGGAGCAGAGCTACAACAAAGATCACTTATCGTTTAGCGAAGAGATATTCCTCGCGTTAAAGGCTCTCAAGGACTTCAATTATCGGAGAATATATTTCGACCCGAGAATAAAAACGGAGAGTCACAAGATTGAAAAAATATATCGGTTGCTGTTCGAGAAATACTGTGAAGATCTGCAAAATAAAAATTCATCATCGGACATTTACAAAATGCCCTCGAAATATCGCAGCAACACCGAAGGCAAGCGCATGGTTGTCGATTTTATTGCCGGAATGACCGATGACTATTTTAACAATCAGTTTAGAGAATATTTTGTTCCGAAGACTTATGGGTATTCAGCAAGAAGCGAAGCGGTCAAAAATTAG